DNA from bacterium:
AATCGACAGGTTCTCCCGCGTGATCGTGATGGGGCCGCGGTGGAACACGGGGTGGCCGCCCGGGGGCCCGAAGACGATCTGAAGCACCACCGTAATCGCGAGCAGCCAGAACACCGGCCGCAGCCCGCGCAGCACGTAGCCCGGCGGGATGCGCGAGGCGAGCACGATCACCGCCAGCAGCGCCGCGTACGCGAGGAGATCCGCGAACGTGTGCGCCACGAACACGACGACCGCCAGCACGAGCGTCGCCAGAATCTTCGTGCGGGGATCCAGCCGGTGGATCGCCGACTCCACCGGCACGTACTGCCCGAACGCGAAGTTGCGCAGCAGATCCATCGGTCAGGTGCCCGCGGCCCCGTCTGAGGCGGGACCTCCGGCCGCTCCGAGCCCGCCCCGCCGCCGCAGCGCCTCGAGAATGGCGGCGCACGCCTCGTCGACCGTCAACACGTCGCGGCGCACGGCCCAGCCCGCCTCCCGCAGCCGGTGGACGCACCGCGATGCCTGGGGCACGTCGAGTCCAAGGGACGCGAGTTTGGGGGCGTCGGAGAACACCGTCCGCACGGGCCCGTCGTCGACGAGGCGGCCGTGGTCGAGGACCACCACCCGATCGCACAGGGCCGCCACCGCGTCCATGCTGTGCGTGATCAGCACCAGCGTAAGACCGGCCTCGCGGCGCAGCCGCGCGACGTGCCCGAGGATCTCCCGGCGGCCCGCGGGGTCGAGCCCCGCCGTCGGCTCGTCGAGGATCAGCATCCGCGGCTGCATCGCCAGCAGGCCCGCGATCGCGGTCCGGCGCATCTCGCCGTTGCTGAGCGTGAACGGTGAGCGCGGGCCGAAGCGCGCCGGGTCCAGCCCGACCTGGCGCAGCGCCTGTTCAACGCGCCGGTGGATCTCATCCTCGCCGAGGCCAAGGTTGCGGGGGCCGAACGCGACGTCGGCCGCGACGGTCTCTTCGAACAGCTGGTGCTCAGGATACTGGAACAGGAGCGCGATCTGCTGCCGCACGCGGCGGCGGTCGACCTCCCTGGCGTGAATATCGACGTCGTCGAGGTAGACCCGGCCTTGCGTCGGCCGCAGCAGCGCGTTGAAGTGCTGGACGAGCGTGGACTTGCCGGACCCGGTCGCGCCGATGATGCCGACCGCCTCGCCCGCGCGGATCTCCAGCGAGACGTCGTCGACCGCGGCGGTCTCGAACGGCGTGCCGCGCTGATAGACGTGCGAGAGCCGGTCGCAGCGGATCACGACGGAGGCCGCTGACGCGGCGCCGGGGGCGCGCGTGTCGAGAATCGTGGTCTTCGAGCTCACGGTCCGCGTCCGGCCAGCGCGGTGAGAGACGCGACGAGCTGATCCACCGTCAGCACGCCGGCGTCGAGCGGCACGCCGCCGCGCGCGAGGGCATGCCTGAGGCGCACGATCTCCGGCGGCTCGAGCCGGAGGCCGCGCAGCGCGTCCTCGTTCGCGAAGACATCCGCCGGCGGGCCTTCGAGGGCCACGCGTCCCTCCGCGAGCACGACGACCCGATCGGCGAGCGCGGCTTCCTCCATCGCATGGGTGATGAGCACGAGCGCGAGTCCGTCGCCTCGGCACAGCCGCAGCGCCACCTCCATTACCTCGCGCTGCCCTTCAGGGTCGAGCATCGACGTCGCCTCGTCGAGCACGAGGCACTTTGGCGCCATCGCCAGCACGCCGGCGATCGCCACCCGCTGCTTCTGGCCGCCGGACAAGAGATGCGGCGCGCGGCGCCGGAGCGCCTGGAGCCCGACCACGTGCAGCGCCGCATCGACGCGGGCGCGGATCTCCGCGGGCGGCAGGCCCAGGTTCTCGGGGCCGAAGGCGACGTCTTCCTCGACCACCGCGGCGACGAGCTGGTCGTCGGGGTGCTCGAAGATCATGCCGACGCGGCGGCGGATTTCCCACACCGCGTCCGGATCGGCCGTGTCGAAGCCGTCGACCAGGACGTGCCCCTCGGTGGGCAGGAGAAGGGCGTTGAGATGCTTTGCGAGGGTGCTCTTGCCGGAACCGTTCCCGCCGACGACCGCCACGCACTCGCCGGCCCACACGTCGAGGTCCACGCCGAGCAGCGCGGGTACGGCCTCGGGGGTCCCGGCGTGGTACGTGTGCGCCAAGCCGCGGACCTGGATCAGCGCTTGGGATCCCCCGGGCGCCCCCGGCACGGGAGTTACTGGATCAATTCGAGCAGCGCCATCTCCGCGGCGTCGCCGCGCCGCCGGCCGAGACGCACGATCCGGGTATAGCCTCCGCGACCCTTCTGGTACCGCGGGGCCACCGTGCCAAAGAGCCGGCGCACCACCGCGGGATCGGTCAGCAGGCGCGCCGCCTGGCGGCGGGCCTGGACGTCGTTCCGCAGCGCGAGGTCGATCATCCGGTCGGCGACCTTCTTGGCCTCTTTGGCCTTGTGGGTCGTCGTCCGGATCCGGTCGTGCTCGATCAGCGAGGACACGAGCCCGCGAAACAACGACAGCCGGGCGGCGGTGTCGCGGCCGAGACGGCGGCCGGTCTGGCCGAACACGTCAGGCTCCCCTCCGCCGCAGTTCGAAGCCGAGGCCGGCGAGCTTCTCCTTGACCTCGTCGAGCGACTTGCGGCCGAAGTTCTTGACGTTGACGATCTCGTCCTCGGTCCGCTGCAGCAGGTCGCCGACCGTGTTGATGCCGGCGCGCTTGAGGCAGTTGTACGGCCGCACCGAAAGATCCAGCTCCTCGATCGGCATCGTCGCGACTTTGTTCGTTTCGTCGGCCGGCGCGCCCGCAGCGACTTCCGGACCCGCGGCGGTGCCGGCGAACAGCCGGAAGTTCTCGATCAGCTGCCGGGCCGACTCCTGGAGCGCCTCCTCCGGACGGATGCTGCCGTCGGTCCAGACCTCCAGCACGAGCCGGTCGTAGTCGGTGGCGTGCCCGACGCGGGTATCCTCGACGGCGTAGTTGACCTTCTGGATCGGGGAGAAGATCGAGTCGACCGGGATCACGCCGATGACGTGCTCGCTCTTGCGGTGGCGCTCCGCCGGCACGTAGCCCTTGCCGCGCTCCACGACGAGCTCCATTACGAGGTGCGCGTTCTTGCCGTCGAGCGTGGCGAGGTGGAGATCGGGGTTCAAGATCTCGACCTCCGCGTCCGGCTGCAGGTCCCCGGCCGTGACTTCCTTCTTGTTCTTGACGTCGAGCCGCAGCAGCTTCGGCTTGTCGCTGTGCAGCTTGAAAGTGAGCTCCTTGAGGTTCAGGATCAATTGCGTCACGTCTTCGACCACGCCCGGCACTGTCGAGAACTCGTGCAGGACGTTCTCGATCTTGACGGACGTCACGGCCGCGCCCGGGATCGCGGCGAGGAGCACACGCCGCAGGGCGTTGCCGAGGGTCACCCCAAAACCGCGATCGAGCGGCTCTACGACAAACTTGCCGTATGTGTCAGAGAGCTCCGCGTACTCGACCTTGGGCTTGTTCATGTCCCACACGCCCGTCAACCCCCTCTTTCCGCTCGAACCGCCGAGCACGTCGGTCCCTCCGGGCAGGCCCGTCCCAAAGGACACGCCGGACATTCCGGGAATGGCGCGGATCGATGTTGCCGTCTGGTCCTCAGACATTCGTGGCTACCCCTTACTTCGATGTTATCTCGAGTAGTATTCGACGATCAGCTGCTCATGCACGGGCACGTCGATGTCGTCCCGGGCCGGCAGCGTCAGCACCCGGCCGGTCAGCCCGTCCGGCTGATATTCGAGCCAGCCCGGCGTGCCTCGGCCCGGCGCCTGGCCGGCGAGGGAGGCAAAGTGCGGCAGCGCCCGGCTCCGCTGGTCCACCCCGACGCTCTGTCCCGGCTTCACGAGGAACGCCGGCACCGTGACGCGCCTGCCGTTCACCGTGATGTGCCCGTGCGCGACGAGCTGCCGCGCCGCCTTGCGGCTCGACGCGAGGCCGAGCCGGTACACGACGTTGTCAAGCCGGGACTCCAGAATTTGCAGCAGGCGGGTGCCGGTGACGCCCGTCGCGTGCGACGCCATTTCGAAATAGTGCTTGAACTGAGTCTCGTAGACGCCGTAGAAGCGGCGCAGCCGCTGCTTCTCGCGCAGCCGGATCGCGAAATCCGAGGGCTTGCGCCGGCTCGGCGCGTGCATGCCGGGCGGGGTGGTGTCCTTGGCCACCGGACACTTGTCGGTGTAGCACTTCTCGCCCTTGAGGTAGAGCTTCATGCCCTCCCGCCGGCACAGCCGGCAGACCGGTCCATGGTACCGTCCCATACGTTCTCCTCTACACCCGCCGCCGCTTCGGCGGCCGGCATCCGTTGTGGGGAATCGGAGTCACATCCTTGATGAGGCTGACTTCCAGGCCCGCCGCCTGCAGCGAGCGGATCGCGGCCTCCCGGCCGGATCCGGGGCCTTTCACGAAGACCTCAACCGACCGGACGCCGTGCTCCATCGCCTTGCGGGCGGCGTTCTCGGCGGCCAGCCCGGCGGCGAACGGCGTGCCCTTGCGGGAACCCTTGAACCCCGAGGTGCCCGCGCTCGCCCACGCCAGCAC
Protein-coding regions in this window:
- a CDS encoding DNA-directed RNA polymerase subunit alpha — encoded protein: MWDMNKPKVEYAELSDTYGKFVVEPLDRGFGVTLGNALRRVLLAAIPGAAVTSVKIENVLHEFSTVPGVVEDVTQLILNLKELTFKLHSDKPKLLRLDVKNKKEVTAGDLQPDAEVEILNPDLHLATLDGKNAHLVMELVVERGKGYVPAERHRKSEHVIGVIPVDSIFSPIQKVNYAVEDTRVGHATDYDRLVLEVWTDGSIRPEEALQESARQLIENFRLFAGTAAGPEVAAGAPADETNKVATMPIEELDLSVRPYNCLKRAGINTVGDLLQRTEDEIVNVKNFGRKSLDEVKEKLAGLGFELRRRGA
- the rpsD gene encoding 30S ribosomal protein S4 — protein: MGRYHGPVCRLCRREGMKLYLKGEKCYTDKCPVAKDTTPPGMHAPSRRKPSDFAIRLREKQRLRRFYGVYETQFKHYFEMASHATGVTGTRLLQILESRLDNVVYRLGLASSRKAARQLVAHGHITVNGRRVTVPAFLVKPGQSVGVDQRSRALPHFASLAGQAPGRGTPGWLEYQPDGLTGRVLTLPARDDIDVPVHEQLIVEYYSR
- a CDS encoding energy-coupling factor transporter ATPase — its product is MPGAPGGSQALIQVRGLAHTYHAGTPEAVPALLGVDLDVWAGECVAVVGGNGSGKSTLAKHLNALLLPTEGHVLVDGFDTADPDAVWEIRRRVGMIFEHPDDQLVAAVVEEDVAFGPENLGLPPAEIRARVDAALHVVGLQALRRRAPHLLSGGQKQRVAIAGVLAMAPKCLVLDEATSMLDPEGQREVMEVALRLCRGDGLALVLITHAMEEAALADRVVVLAEGRVALEGPPADVFANEDALRGLRLEPPEIVRLRHALARGGVPLDAGVLTVDQLVASLTALAGRGP
- the rpsK gene encoding 30S ribosomal protein S11; translated protein: MTTPTRGKRKERKNVPAGIAHIQSTFNNTVVSICDLQGNVLAWASAGTSGFKGSRKGTPFAAGLAAENAARKAMEHGVRSVEVFVKGPGSGREAAIRSLQAAGLEVSLIKDVTPIPHNGCRPPKRRRV
- the rplQ gene encoding 50S ribosomal protein L17; translation: MFGQTGRRLGRDTAARLSLFRGLVSSLIEHDRIRTTTHKAKEAKKVADRMIDLALRNDVQARRQAARLLTDPAVVRRLFGTVAPRYQKGRGGYTRIVRLGRRRGDAAEMALLELIQ
- a CDS encoding energy-coupling factor transporter ATPase, translated to MSSKTTILDTRAPGAASAASVVIRCDRLSHVYQRGTPFETAAVDDVSLEIRAGEAVGIIGATGSGKSTLVQHFNALLRPTQGRVYLDDVDIHAREVDRRRVRQQIALLFQYPEHQLFEETVAADVAFGPRNLGLGEDEIHRRVEQALRQVGLDPARFGPRSPFTLSNGEMRRTAIAGLLAMQPRMLILDEPTAGLDPAGRREILGHVARLRREAGLTLVLITHSMDAVAALCDRVVVLDHGRLVDDGPVRTVFSDAPKLASLGLDVPQASRCVHRLREAGWAVRRDVLTVDEACAAILEALRRRGGLGAAGGPASDGAAGT